The genome window GAGCATGGAACTGAGAAATGCCTGGACGTTTCGAAGTGCAcacccgtgtgtgtgtcgcgtACCCTGAGGATACAGAGGTCACCAGCCGAAGTTGTCTCTGCCTTGCTCGCACGGCTGCATGACGTTTGGAGCATAATCCTTGCTTCTCTACCTCTTGCACCTGCCCACGTCGTCACACTCATCACCGCTCGCCGCACTAGTAcattttccttcttttttttcgttgttcaCTGTCTCCTGCTTCTAGTGAGTAACTTTACCGCGGCACAAGTTTCATCCGCTTTCAAGCCGTGCAGTAAAATAGACTTAAATGACATCATAGACGCTCACCCTTCTGTATCCCACGCACAACATGTCGGGCGGCAATGATGGAGCATCGTGGCGGCTGTCTCGCAAGCCCAATGCTCCCAACTTTGACGAGACACAGGAGGATCAGTGGAGGTCGTTGAGGGAAGAGGTGCTTCAGTCTGATGAGGACGAGAATATCCCGGAGTCCGGCGACCTTACTATTCCACAGCTCCCCTCAGCGAAGAAAGCAGCGAAAAAACTGAGAAAGCCCCCATCGGGTGCAAAACCGACCCCAAAGCCGAAGCAGCAGACTCTTGCCCAGTCTATGAGCGACATGGACATGGAGCGCTTGTTGAAGCGGTACCGCATTGACGAGGATATCGATATCGCAGAGGACATCGACATGTcacacctgctgcagctccacagTGATtccgacgatggcggcgatgcgcaaGAGGCAACTCTGACCGCCGACGAGTTCCTAGCGAGACTGGCGAgggcagaggcagcgccggcagcgagcaTTGCCAAAGAAAAGCGCAAGAGCGGAGAGAACGTGACTGTGGTTGCACTGAAAGATGAGTTGTTCAATGTTGAAAGAGACCAAAGTGCAAAGCCGCTTCGCCCAAGGCCAGCACCAGGagcaggcggtggtgcgggcTACCGAAATGAGGAAACGCCAAAGCAAGCCATTGAGCTTACCGCAACGTTGGCACCACAGATGGACGCTGCGCAGTTCGTGTCGCCAGCGGTGCCATACAAGTCGGGGGAAATGACTGAAGGCCTTTTTTACTGGTTCGATGCTCGTGAGCAACCTCACACACTTTCCGTCGACCCTGGATCGCTGTTTCTCTTTGGGAAGATGGCGGTGGAGAAGAACGGGCGCACCTCCTACCTAtcgtgctgcgtgcgcgtgcgcaacaTGTACCGCAGCGTTTTTGTTCTACCGAAAGCGGGCTCCTCGCAGGAGGATGTCGTGAAGGAAATCAACGACATCTGCCGCAACCAGGGAAtagagcagcggcgcatcaAATTTGTGGAGCGCTACTACGCTTTTGAGGTGCCAGGCGTTCCCCACGAAAAGACGCAATGGGCGAAACTGCGATATCCTGGCCGCTACCCACCACTGAATGCGAAGGGGCCGTTTCGCCATATTCTGATCATCATGGGCGCTTCCTCGTCCCTACTGGAGCTATTTTTGATCAAGCGAAAGTTGAAAGGGCCCAGCTTTCTGCGCATCAGCGGCCTTGTCGCGTCGGCGAATCGCATTTCGCACTGCGCTCTTGAGTTTAGTGTCGACTCCCCGAAGAACCTTCGCGCAGAGGACACAAAGCTACCGGTTCCACCGTTTACGCTGGCAAGCATTCAGATACATACCCAGCTCGACAGCAAAGGCGCCTGCAACGAGATTCTCATCGCATCAGTTGCCATCTACAAAGACGTCAACATCGAGAACACGATCCGCTACATTCCTGACAATATTCTGACTGGCGTGCGCCCTGCCTCAATGAGCACCCCTCTGCCGATCGACCTGGAAAGCTACTGCAGCGCCAAAGGTCTACCCGGCGTGCGCCGCTTTGCCAACGAGCGCGCACTGCTCGACTGGCTCGCACAGCAACTCGGCAAGATCGATGCAGACATGATGATTGGCCACAACTTTCTGGGCTTCACACTGGATATACTTCTCCGTCGATACCAGGAGCTGAGCATCTCGTCGTGGTCCACCATTGGCCGCCTGGACCTGAAACGACTGCCGCGCTTCCAGGGAACCGCCACTAACGTGAATCAGGAAAAAGAGACGTGCATTGGGCGCCTTGTCGTGGACTCCTACTCACTCTCGCGCGAGCACTACAAGACGGTGAATTACAGGCTGCTGTCGCTTGCAGACCAGATGCAGCTGCAGGGGATTACGAAGGGCAGCAACAACTTCGAGCCTGGCACCTCGGTGCTCACACCTGCGATGCTGTCGGCATCGCGCGACATCTacgatgtgctgctgcaggtgtgcAACTGCGCTGTGTTGTCCACAGCGGTCGTCTCACATCTCGATGTGATTCGACTGACCAAGCGCCTCACCACGATTGCAGGAAACCTGTGGAGCCGTACTCTCTTCGGTGCCCGCTCCGAGCGCATCGAGTACCTCCTGCTGCACACGTTCCACGACCTCAAGTTCATTACCCCTGATCGCTATGTGCAGAACTTCAAGCGGggccgcgacgacgaggaggaggaggatgggaAGCGGAAGGCCAAGTACCAAGGCGGCATGGTGCTCGACCCCAAGTGCGGCCTTTACTCGGATTAcattctcctcctcgacTTCAACTCCCTGTACCCGTCGCTGATTCAGGAGTTCAACATTT of Leishmania infantum JPCM5 genome chromosome 16 contains these proteins:
- a CDS encoding putative DNA polymerase I alpha catalytic subunit — encoded protein: MSGGNDGASWRLSRKPNAPNFDETQEDQWRSLREEVLQSDEDENIPESGDLTIPQLPSAKKAAKKLRKPPSGAKPTPKPKQQTLAQSMSDMDMERLLKRYRIDEDIDIAEDIDMSHLLQLHSDSDDGGDAQEATLTADEFLARLARAEAAPAASIAKEKRKSGENVTVVALKDELFNVERDQSAKPLRPRPAPGAGGGAGYRNEETPKQAIELTATLAPQMDAAQFVSPAVPYKSGEMTEGLFYWFDAREQPHTLSVDPGSLFLFGKMAVEKNGRTSYLSCCVRVRNMYRSVFVLPKAGSSQEDVVKEINDICRNQGIEQRRIKFVERYYAFEVPGVPHEKTQWAKLRYPGRYPPLNAKGPFRHILIIMGASSSLLELFLIKRKLKGPSFLRISGLVASANRISHCALEFSVDSPKNLRAEDTKLPVPPFTLASIQIHTQLDSKGACNEILIASVAIYKDVNIENTIRYIPDNILTGVRPASMSTPLPIDLESYCSAKGLPGVRRFANERALLDWLAQQLGKIDADMMIGHNFLGFTLDILLRRYQELSISSWSTIGRLDLKRLPRFQGTATNVNQEKETCIGRLVVDSYSLSREHYKTVNYRLLSLADQMQLQGITKGSNNFEPGTSVLTPAMLSASRDIYDVLLQVCNCAVLSTAVVSHLDVIRLTKRLTTIAGNLWSRTLFGARSERIEYLLLHTFHDLKFITPDRYVQNFKRGRDDEEEEDGKRKAKYQGGMVLDPKCGLYSDYILLLDFNSLYPSLIQEFNICFTTVDRESGSEIDVPPPENLICASCAAAGLSAPCLHKCVLPKVIKSLVDSRREVKRLMKIEKDANNLALLEIRQKALKLTANSMYGCLGFEYSRFHAQPLAELVTRQGRLALQSTVDLIPQLNPSLRVIYGDTDSVMIQTGIKNDIKAVRDLGLDLKAKINKRYQSLEIDIDGVFRAILLLKKKKYAALTVTDWQGEGKTYKKEVKGLDMVRRDWCPLSKCVCDSVLSRVLNAEGSEDILDYVMNYMRDVSEKVRAGRYTLDNFVISKSLTKEPEAYRGNSFPHATVALRMKQRKELVRVGDLIPYVICTGDRLSDKAFHVEEVRQNSQLQIDSEWYLSVQIYPPVMRLCEHIQGFSNAQLSEAMGIACHTGAKLEEEEAETMNDFSHSSLFQSRKLEECFPAALSLQVACTHCRLMTPINPHTRVMEVLADQERQRDRFDLYVCVSCRKSLPVDYVANCFTQTCYGIIRQFYQCGGSAAAVKAVRTQFTYYRALFDVPHAPGCPARVKDAHYYQARRCLGVDRRLYTLAEAADPAVQEVADPVDPLNAAAETIYKRIDHLFINLDSLFAGI